A genomic window from Flavobacterium azooxidireducens includes:
- the ruvA gene encoding Holliday junction branch migration protein RuvA: protein MIAHIQGRLVEKSPTDVVIDCNGVGYHLHISLHTFSLIPNSENIKLFTHLQIKEDAHTLFGFVEKSEREIFKLLLSVSGIGASIARTMLSSMEPKQILHAIATGDVVSIQSIKGIGAKTAQRVILDLKEKVLKVYDLDEVSMSSNNTNKDEALSALEVLGFNKKLAEKAVEKIVRESPDATIESIIKQALKNL, encoded by the coding sequence ATGATAGCTCATATACAAGGTCGTTTGGTAGAAAAATCGCCAACTGATGTGGTCATCGACTGCAACGGTGTGGGCTACCATCTACATATTTCTTTGCACACGTTTTCATTAATTCCAAATTCAGAAAATATCAAGTTGTTTACCCATCTTCAAATTAAAGAGGATGCCCATACCTTATTTGGTTTTGTGGAAAAGTCTGAACGTGAGATATTTAAATTGTTGCTTTCTGTTTCAGGAATCGGAGCAAGCATTGCCAGAACAATGCTATCTTCGATGGAACCTAAACAGATTTTGCACGCCATTGCTACGGGAGATGTGGTTTCTATTCAATCTATCAAAGGAATTGGAGCAAAAACCGCACAACGAGTAATTTTGGACTTGAAAGAAAAAGTGTTAAAAGTGTATGATTTAGACGAAGTTTCTATGTCGTCAAACAATACAAATAAAGATGAAGCGTTATCTGCTTTGGAAGTTTTAGGTTTTAACAAAAAATTAGCAGAAAAAGCAGTAGAAAAAATTGTGAGAGAAAGCCCCGACGCAACTATCGAATCAATCATTAAACAAGCATTAAAAAATTTATAG
- a CDS encoding NADP-dependent malic enzyme: protein MHKDSKRREALLYHAKPNPGKIQVVPTKKYATQRDLSLAYSPGVAEPCLEIAKDVNNVYKYTAKGNLVAVISNGTAVLGLGDIGPEASKPVMEGKALLFKIFADIDVFDIEVDTKDIDAFIETVKNIAPTFGGINLEDIKAPESFEIERRLVEELNIPVMHDDQHGTAIISSAALLNALDLAGKKAEDIKLVVSGAGSAALACVNLYLLLGVKVENIVMFDSKGILYKNREDLSELQTKYANGKIGGTLHEALVGADMFLGLSAGNILTPEMLLSMANDPIVFAMANPIPEVDYNVAINTRKDIIMATGRSDHPNQVNNVLGFPYIFRGALDVRATKINEAMKMAAVKALAVLAKMPVPEQVNIAYGETKLNFGRDYIIPKPFDPRLITIVAPAVAKAAMDSGVALNPILDWDKYEEELAERLGSDNKMVRLLANRAKTDPKRIVFAEADHLDVLKAAQIVMEEGIGKPILLGNKEIILELKEEIGFDVDVPILDPKTKECDDKRMQYATTFWESRKRRGISLLDAQKWMRERNYFAAMMVNEGEADALVTGYSRSYPTVVKPIMELIDKAPGVSRIATTNMMMTNRGPIFFSDTAINVDPSADDLAKIALMTAKTVKMFGMQPVIAMVSYSNFGSSSNESAVKVRQAVAYLHKYYPDLIVDGEIQADFALNPEMLKDKFPFSKLAGKKVNTLIYPNLEAANINYKMLKELYKVDSIGPIMLGLDKPVHIFQLGASVEEMVNMAAVAVVDAQEKEKRYKSLKVSF, encoded by the coding sequence ATGCACAAAGATTCAAAACGTAGAGAAGCCCTTTTATACCACGCCAAACCAAATCCCGGAAAGATACAGGTCGTGCCAACCAAAAAATATGCCACTCAACGTGATTTGTCGTTGGCCTATTCACCAGGTGTAGCCGAACCTTGTTTGGAAATAGCCAAAGATGTAAATAACGTTTATAAATACACCGCTAAAGGGAATTTAGTAGCCGTAATTTCTAATGGAACTGCGGTTTTAGGTTTAGGAGACATTGGTCCAGAGGCCTCAAAACCTGTGATGGAAGGAAAAGCGTTACTCTTTAAAATCTTTGCCGATATTGATGTGTTTGATATAGAAGTTGACACAAAAGACATTGATGCTTTCATTGAAACCGTAAAAAATATTGCACCTACTTTTGGAGGAATAAATTTAGAAGACATCAAAGCTCCCGAATCTTTTGAAATCGAACGCCGTTTGGTGGAAGAATTAAACATTCCGGTGATGCACGATGATCAACACGGAACCGCTATTATTTCTTCAGCAGCACTTTTAAATGCTCTTGATTTAGCCGGAAAAAAGGCAGAAGACATTAAGTTAGTAGTTTCAGGAGCAGGTTCGGCAGCACTAGCATGCGTAAACCTTTATCTTCTATTAGGTGTAAAGGTTGAAAATATTGTAATGTTTGATAGCAAAGGAATTTTGTATAAAAACCGTGAAGATTTATCAGAATTGCAAACCAAATATGCAAACGGCAAAATTGGCGGAACTTTACATGAAGCTTTAGTTGGAGCCGATATGTTTTTAGGACTTTCTGCAGGAAATATTTTGACACCAGAAATGCTATTATCTATGGCAAATGATCCAATTGTTTTTGCTATGGCAAATCCAATTCCGGAAGTAGATTATAACGTAGCCATCAATACCAGAAAAGACATTATTATGGCAACGGGCCGTTCAGACCATCCTAACCAAGTGAACAACGTGCTTGGTTTTCCCTATATTTTTAGAGGAGCGTTGGATGTAAGAGCAACCAAAATTAACGAAGCAATGAAAATGGCTGCTGTTAAAGCATTAGCCGTGTTGGCTAAAATGCCTGTTCCTGAACAAGTAAACATTGCGTATGGCGAAACAAAGTTGAATTTTGGTCGCGATTATATTATTCCAAAACCATTCGATCCACGATTAATTACCATTGTTGCACCTGCTGTTGCCAAGGCAGCTATGGATTCTGGAGTAGCTTTGAATCCTATTTTAGATTGGGATAAATACGAAGAAGAATTAGCTGAAAGATTAGGTTCTGATAACAAAATGGTTCGACTTTTAGCCAACCGTGCGAAAACCGACCCAAAACGAATTGTGTTTGCCGAAGCAGATCATTTAGATGTGTTGAAAGCGGCTCAAATTGTCATGGAAGAAGGCATCGGAAAACCCATCCTTTTAGGAAATAAAGAAATTATTTTAGAATTAAAAGAAGAAATTGGTTTTGATGTTGATGTGCCAATTTTAGATCCAAAAACAAAAGAATGTGATGATAAGCGAATGCAATATGCCACCACTTTTTGGGAAAGCAGAAAACGCAGAGGAATTTCGTTATTGGATGCTCAAAAGTGGATGAGAGAACGCAATTATTTTGCCGCGATGATGGTCAACGAAGGTGAAGCAGATGCTTTGGTAACCGGATATTCCAGAAGTTATCCAACCGTGGTAAAGCCAATTATGGAACTAATTGATAAAGCTCCTGGTGTTAGCCGAATTGCCACTACCAATATGATGATGACCAACCGAGGGCCGATTTTTTTCTCCGATACGGCTATCAATGTTGATCCGAGTGCAGATGATTTAGCAAAAATTGCCTTAATGACAGCCAAAACAGTTAAAATGTTTGGAATGCAACCGGTTATTGCCATGGTTTCCTATTCAAATTTTGGCTCTTCAAGCAACGAAAGTGCTGTGAAAGTTCGTCAAGCAGTTGCTTATCTTCATAAATATTATCCGGATTTAATTGTTGATGGCGAAATTCAAGCTGATTTTGCTTTAAATCCTGAAATGTTAAAAGATAAATTTCCATTTTCAAAATTAGCAGGAAAAAAAGTCAACACATTGATTTATCCTAATTTGGAAGCGGCAAATATCAATTATAAAATGTTAAAAGAGTTGTATAAAGTAGATTCAATTGGACCAATAATGTTAGGGTTAGACAAGCCTGTACATATTTTTCAATTAGGAGCTAGCGTAGAAGAAATGGTCAATATGGCAGCAGTTGCTGTGGTTGATGCTCAAGAAAAAGAAAAGCGTTACAAATCGCTCAAAGTAAGTTTTTAA
- a CDS encoding sensor histidine kinase, giving the protein MNQFSTEEKLTERIKELSCLYEVTNILNQQELTNEEVFVAIASRLKEAWRFSEKAIVEISFKDLCFFTNEKIENTIFVKDNLLIDESIVGEIKIHYPADDFTENDFLEDEKKLLKKVCYEVGFYLEKKENQLKEAHLKRSAERVDRLSILGEITAGIAHELNTPLGNILGFAELIKQQNNNPQIDRDIAKIINAAIYSREIVKNLMFFSCEMPQNKSVFAVKPIIMQALTLLGPNFKKGEINYKVSFADDDIKAQIDNIQLTQVLFNILLNAIYVSPPKSEIHVNVFSTESHFVIEIKDNGKGIDDEIKHKIFEPFFTTKPLGEGTGLGLSVVHGIIKSHQGTIEALDNKPKGTIFSIKLPLK; this is encoded by the coding sequence ATGAATCAATTCTCAACAGAAGAAAAATTAACCGAACGAATTAAAGAACTAAGTTGTCTTTATGAAGTGACAAATATTCTTAATCAACAGGAATTGACTAACGAGGAAGTATTTGTTGCAATTGCATCGAGACTAAAGGAAGCTTGGCGTTTTTCTGAAAAGGCAATTGTAGAAATTTCTTTTAAAGATTTGTGCTTTTTTACAAATGAAAAGATTGAAAACACAATTTTTGTAAAAGATAATTTACTCATTGATGAAAGTATTGTTGGTGAAATAAAAATTCATTATCCGGCAGATGATTTTACTGAAAACGATTTTTTGGAAGATGAAAAAAAATTATTAAAAAAAGTATGTTACGAAGTTGGTTTCTACCTAGAAAAAAAGGAAAATCAACTTAAAGAAGCTCATCTAAAAAGGAGTGCAGAAAGGGTTGATAGACTATCAATTTTAGGAGAAATTACCGCTGGAATTGCTCATGAATTGAATACTCCACTGGGAAATATTTTAGGCTTTGCTGAATTAATTAAACAACAAAATAATAATCCTCAAATTGATCGCGATATTGCAAAAATTATTAATGCCGCCATTTATTCCCGTGAAATAGTAAAAAATTTAATGTTTTTTTCATGCGAAATGCCTCAAAATAAAAGTGTTTTTGCTGTCAAACCAATTATTATGCAGGCATTAACATTGCTTGGCCCGAATTTTAAAAAAGGTGAAATTAATTATAAAGTTAGTTTTGCAGATGATGATATTAAGGCACAAATTGACAACATTCAACTTACTCAAGTTTTGTTTAATATACTTTTGAATGCCATCTATGTTTCGCCTCCAAAAAGTGAAATTCACGTGAATGTTTTTTCAACTGAAAGTCATTTTGTTATAGAAATTAAAGACAACGGAAAAGGGATTGATGATGAAATTAAACATAAAATTTTTGAACCGTTTTTCACCACAAAACCACTTGGTGAAGGAACCGGATTAGGATTAAGCGTAGTACATGGAATCATTAAAAGTCACCAAGGAACGATTGAAGCATTGGACAACAAACCTAAAGGAACGATTTTCAGCATTAAATTACCTCTAAAATAA
- a CDS encoding sigma-54-dependent transcriptional regulator: MKLKKENILIVDDNYDMLELLQRHLKSFNFHAYKASSVNEAIEVLKSTSIDLLITDLQMPEINGIELIKYASEHFPSIPKLVITGFPSVDTAITAVKSGALDYLIKPFTSEELKKAIQICLKNSVQNSNQSIDKKVLKETFYAGIVGDSEEHYKLIDVIERVKDNRVTVLIEGESGTGKELIARAIHYNGRFASQPFITVNCGGIPETLLESELFGYVKGAFTGANETKKGLFHAAAGGTIFLDEIGNASLTVQSRLLRVLQEKEITMVGSQTAEKIEIRIISATNSNLQNMIKNGTFREDLYYRLNVVSIESTPLRNRKSDLLPLINTFIKKYEKEYGKSNITITPKAIEILTRHDWPGNVRELENIMQRLIVMCDYEIDIDLIPKQLKYKQPSESSPLKPLHEIEKAYILKVLSAVNNNKTKAAEILQIDRKTLRQKLL; the protein is encoded by the coding sequence ATGAAACTTAAAAAAGAAAATATTTTAATTGTAGATGATAATTATGATATGTTGGAACTGCTTCAACGCCATTTGAAATCATTTAATTTTCATGCCTACAAAGCTTCTTCTGTTAATGAGGCGATTGAGGTTTTAAAATCAACTTCCATCGATTTACTAATTACCGATTTGCAGATGCCTGAAATTAATGGGATTGAATTAATCAAATATGCTTCGGAACATTTTCCTTCTATTCCAAAATTGGTGATTACAGGTTTTCCATCTGTTGATACAGCCATAACTGCTGTAAAATCGGGAGCTTTAGATTATTTAATCAAACCCTTTACCAGTGAAGAATTAAAAAAAGCTATTCAAATTTGTTTGAAGAATTCTGTTCAAAATTCGAATCAATCTATCGATAAAAAAGTTTTAAAAGAAACATTTTATGCCGGAATTGTAGGTGATTCTGAAGAACATTATAAATTGATTGATGTAATTGAACGTGTAAAAGACAATCGCGTAACTGTTTTAATCGAAGGAGAAAGTGGAACCGGAAAAGAACTTATTGCAAGAGCGATTCACTACAATGGCCGGTTCGCTTCACAGCCATTTATTACCGTTAATTGTGGTGGAATACCTGAAACTTTACTTGAATCGGAATTATTTGGTTATGTAAAAGGAGCTTTTACCGGTGCAAATGAAACGAAAAAAGGTTTGTTTCATGCGGCCGCAGGCGGAACTATTTTTTTGGATGAAATTGGAAACGCTTCATTAACCGTTCAAAGCAGATTATTGAGGGTTTTGCAAGAAAAAGAAATCACGATGGTTGGTTCGCAAACAGCAGAAAAAATTGAAATTAGAATAATTTCTGCGACCAATAGCAATCTGCAAAATATGATTAAAAACGGAACTTTCAGAGAAGATTTATATTATCGCTTGAATGTTGTGAGTATTGAATCGACACCTTTACGAAATCGAAAGTCGGATTTATTACCATTAATCAATACGTTCATTAAAAAATATGAAAAAGAGTATGGAAAATCTAACATTACCATTACTCCAAAAGCGATTGAAATTTTAACTCGTCACGATTGGCCGGGAAACGTTCGGGAATTAGAAAATATTATGCAACGATTAATTGTGATGTGTGACTACGAAATTGATATTGACTTAATTCCGAAACAATTGAAATACAAACAACCATCGGAAAGTTCACCATTAAAACCACTTCACGAGATTGAAAAAGCATACATTTTAAAAGTGCTATCAGCTGTAAACAATAATAAAACAAAAGCGGCAGAAATTCTTCAAATTGACCGCAAAACGCTTCGTCAAAAACTTCTCTAA
- a CDS encoding Glu/Leu/Phe/Val family dehydrogenase, whose translation MEILKEQKQKTMLDNVIEQFDKTADSMNLNPNIRKILSITNNEIIIHFPVKMDDGSIEIFTGYRVQHNNALGPYKGGLRYHPTVDVDDAKALAMWMTWKTSLAGLPYGGAKGGIQIDPRNYSLSELERITRRFTFALGENIGPEYDIPAPDVNTNEQTMAWIADTFMSTKSPSERSNNKHVVTGKPVGSGGLEGRDRATGFGVYITLRLLFEGRKETLKGKKFIVQGFGNVGYWASKFLTDDGAILIAVQDAHATLINENGISVANLYEHCKPRKGSVKGFEGATEMEPEDFFGLECDFIIPAALGNQITEKNAGKIKSKVIAEGANGPTNNEGERILLANGVTIIPDILCNSGGVIGSYFEWLQNRNGELWPLDEVMVKIEKKLTEVFKKVENLVHEDQIDHRTAAYILAIKRIETAYIQRGIFP comes from the coding sequence ATGGAAATTTTAAAAGAACAAAAACAGAAAACAATGTTGGATAATGTAATTGAGCAGTTTGATAAAACCGCCGATTCAATGAATTTAAATCCAAATATTCGAAAAATTTTATCAATTACAAACAATGAAATTATTATTCATTTTCCTGTAAAAATGGATGATGGTTCCATTGAAATTTTCACCGGATACCGTGTGCAACATAACAACGCATTGGGGCCATATAAAGGTGGATTGCGTTATCATCCTACTGTGGATGTTGATGATGCCAAAGCGTTAGCGATGTGGATGACTTGGAAAACCTCGTTAGCCGGATTGCCTTATGGTGGTGCAAAAGGAGGAATTCAAATTGATCCGAGAAATTATTCTTTAAGTGAATTAGAGCGAATCACTCGTCGATTTACGTTTGCTTTAGGCGAAAATATCGGGCCGGAGTACGACATTCCTGCACCGGATGTGAATACAAATGAACAAACTATGGCTTGGATTGCCGATACATTTATGTCGACAAAATCACCATCGGAAAGATCAAACAATAAACATGTAGTTACCGGAAAACCAGTAGGTTCAGGCGGATTAGAAGGACGTGATAGAGCAACCGGATTTGGTGTTTATATCACGTTGCGATTACTTTTTGAAGGACGAAAAGAAACCTTGAAAGGCAAAAAATTCATCGTGCAAGGTTTTGGAAATGTAGGTTATTGGGCTTCGAAATTCTTAACTGATGATGGTGCTATTTTAATCGCTGTTCAAGATGCTCATGCCACTTTGATTAATGAAAATGGAATTTCAGTTGCCAATTTATACGAACATTGCAAACCAAGAAAAGGTTCGGTAAAAGGTTTTGAAGGAGCAACAGAAATGGAACCGGAAGACTTTTTCGGTTTAGAATGTGATTTCATTATTCCGGCGGCGTTAGGTAATCAAATTACTGAAAAAAATGCAGGGAAAATTAAGTCGAAAGTAATTGCCGAAGGAGCAAACGGACCAACGAATAATGAAGGAGAACGAATTTTATTGGCAAATGGTGTAACAATTATTCCGGATATTCTTTGTAATTCGGGAGGTGTAATTGGAAGTTATTTTGAATGGCTTCAAAACAGAAATGGTGAACTTTGGCCATTGGACGAAGTGATGGTAAAAATTGAAAAGAAACTGACCGAAGTTTTCAAAAAAGTTGAAAATTTAGTTCACGAAGATCAAATTGACCATCGAACTGCGGCTTATATTCTAGCCATCAAACGAATTGAAACAGCCTACATTCAAAGAGGTATTTTCCCATAA
- a CDS encoding GreA/GreB family elongation factor, which translates to MKYEKVVVDKKELDVLKNLFSTIHNEKDKTYRLSFEKLMEEIKKAKVVDSIKMPSDVIRLNSVVTIKTDFGGEKKFQLVIPSKSDLSQNKLSVMAPMGLALFGYAENDEVEWEFPSGLNTIKIIKVEQPL; encoded by the coding sequence ATGAAGTACGAAAAAGTAGTAGTTGACAAAAAAGAACTCGATGTTTTAAAAAATCTTTTTTCAACTATTCATAATGAAAAAGACAAAACATACCGATTATCATTTGAAAAATTGATGGAAGAAATTAAAAAGGCTAAAGTTGTAGATTCAATTAAAATGCCTTCGGACGTAATTAGATTAAATTCTGTAGTTACGATAAAAACAGATTTTGGTGGAGAGAAAAAATTTCAATTAGTCATCCCGTCAAAAAGTGATTTATCTCAAAACAAATTATCGGTTATGGCTCCAATGGGACTTGCTCTTTTTGGCTATGCGGAAAATGATGAAGTAGAATGGGAGTTCCCGTCGGGATTAAACACTATTAAAATAATAAAAGTAGAACAACCACTATAA